One Sphingobacteruim zhuxiongii DNA window includes the following coding sequences:
- a CDS encoding TolC family protein, giving the protein MNINFKCLFGSIYGLLFPFLVLAQHASQPLRLEDLFNLADSGNRELTLHSLQEQIATSRLKEQTDKRLPNLETSLTASYMGNGYITDRDFSNGMSIPIPKLGNSFSIEAQQLIYTGGAVKQSISLAKDDITQATLSSEESKQRLRFLIAGHYLELQKLSNQRTILEKNIQQTLKMIDQINQKLAQGVALKNNVTRYELQLEYLQTSLLKVENAKTIRLKELRLLLQYPANVDLNVAFEESLFEESDSVDTKVWKDIAMERSPILMQAALNVVQAEKRQKLVRAERYPQIFAFAGNYLNGPVMIEIPILNNNFNYWTAGVGIKYSLSSIYKNKAKEARAKLALENAEELNRINQDQLMLAVERTLIQYEETLAVHQSHLKALDLANQNYTIVKNRFLNDMVLMTEMLDAENSQIDASLQASNSKINILFQLFHLKQLTGTL; this is encoded by the coding sequence ATGAATATAAATTTTAAGTGCCTATTCGGATCGATATATGGCTTGCTGTTTCCTTTCCTAGTATTGGCACAACATGCCTCACAGCCTCTGCGTTTGGAAGATCTTTTTAATCTTGCAGACTCAGGAAATCGGGAATTAACACTACACTCACTTCAGGAGCAAATCGCGACGTCGAGGCTCAAAGAACAAACGGATAAAAGGCTTCCAAATCTAGAGACATCGTTGACGGCAAGCTATATGGGAAATGGTTATATCACTGATCGAGATTTCTCTAATGGGATGTCAATCCCTATTCCTAAACTTGGAAATAGCTTTTCGATAGAAGCACAACAACTCATTTATACAGGTGGAGCTGTCAAGCAATCTATCTCGCTTGCAAAAGATGATATTACACAAGCGACCCTCTCCAGTGAAGAGTCGAAACAGCGCCTTCGTTTTTTGATTGCTGGACATTACTTGGAACTACAAAAGTTAAGTAATCAGCGTACGATATTGGAAAAGAATATTCAACAAACTCTTAAGATGATTGATCAAATCAATCAGAAGTTAGCACAGGGTGTCGCGTTAAAGAACAATGTTACGCGTTACGAATTGCAACTAGAATATTTGCAAACTTCTTTGCTTAAAGTAGAAAACGCGAAAACAATTCGACTAAAAGAGCTTCGTTTGCTTCTTCAATATCCAGCGAACGTAGATCTTAACGTAGCATTTGAAGAATCCCTGTTCGAAGAAAGCGACAGCGTCGACACGAAAGTATGGAAGGATATCGCCATGGAGCGTTCCCCTATCCTAATGCAAGCAGCGTTAAATGTTGTCCAAGCTGAGAAACGGCAGAAACTAGTTCGCGCGGAACGTTATCCTCAAATCTTTGCATTTGCAGGAAACTACTTGAATGGACCAGTTATGATCGAAATCCCCATACTAAATAACAATTTCAATTATTGGACTGCGGGTGTAGGGATAAAATACTCGCTATCATCCATCTATAAAAATAAAGCAAAGGAAGCAAGAGCCAAGCTAGCATTAGAGAATGCAGAGGAACTGAATCGCATAAATCAAGATCAATTAATGCTTGCTGTAGAGCGAACCTTAATTCAATACGAAGAAACACTTGCAGTACATCAATCGCATTTGAAAGCACTTGATTTAGCGAATCAAAATTACACGATTGTGAAAAACAGATTTTTGAACGACATGGTGCTAATGACCGAGATGCTAGATGCTGAAAATAGCCAAATCGACGCCAGCTTACAAGCAAGCAATTCTAAAATCAATATTCTATTTCAATTATTTCATTTAAAACAACTTACAGGTACACTATAA
- a CDS encoding HlyD family secretion protein has translation MNHKTKKYIYNSLVIILLLAAFSFLCSKFIHFGNVEFTDNAQVKQLIVPVNSRLQGTVKELRFDEYQFVNKGDTLMILEDAEFSYRLAQAEADYQNAMAGKSVSNSSVQTATNNVLVSEAAIAEVKALLDLAAKEEKRYQSLLDQESVTQQEFDAIHTKYVSLKAKYETLARQKQSQVLVKSEQSNRISQNDAHINLAARAIDLARLNLSYTVIIAPTSGYTGRKNVQVGQLIQPGQTVVDIIDNNEKWIIANYKETQTHHLVEGQAVEVKVDAFDGMPLKGIVKSISNATGSAFSLLPQDNAAGNFVKIEQRIPVRIEFDKDNNAEQLGRLRAGMNVECFIKY, from the coding sequence ATGAATCATAAAACAAAAAAATACATTTACAATAGTCTCGTTATCATTTTATTGCTCGCTGCTTTTAGTTTTCTATGCTCGAAATTTATACATTTCGGCAATGTGGAATTCACCGATAATGCCCAAGTAAAACAGTTAATCGTTCCTGTCAATTCGAGACTGCAGGGTACAGTAAAAGAATTGCGATTTGATGAATATCAATTTGTTAACAAAGGTGATACGCTAATGATTCTCGAGGACGCCGAATTTAGTTATCGATTAGCGCAGGCTGAAGCAGATTATCAAAATGCAATGGCTGGAAAATCAGTATCCAATTCATCTGTACAAACCGCAACTAACAATGTATTAGTTTCCGAAGCGGCAATTGCGGAGGTCAAAGCGCTCTTGGATTTGGCCGCAAAAGAAGAAAAGCGATACCAGAGCTTATTGGATCAGGAAAGTGTAACACAACAGGAGTTCGATGCCATTCATACAAAATATGTGTCATTGAAAGCCAAATATGAAACCTTGGCAAGACAGAAGCAATCACAAGTGCTAGTTAAGAGCGAACAGAGCAATCGTATCTCACAAAATGATGCACATATCAACCTTGCTGCTAGAGCGATTGATTTAGCACGATTAAACCTCTCCTACACAGTAATTATTGCGCCTACGAGTGGCTATACAGGCCGGAAGAATGTACAAGTGGGACAACTAATTCAACCGGGACAAACTGTCGTTGATATAATAGATAATAATGAGAAGTGGATTATCGCCAATTATAAAGAGACACAAACTCATCACCTTGTCGAAGGGCAAGCTGTAGAAGTTAAAGTCGATGCTTTCGACGGGATGCCATTGAAAGGCATAGTAAAATCAATTTCCAATGCGACAGGCTCCGCATTTTCATTACTACCCCAGGACAATGCCGCTGGTAACTTCGTCAAAATCGAGCAACGTATTCCGGTTAGAATTGAGTTTGACAAGGACAACAATGCAGAGCAACTCGGCCGATTGAGAGCGGGAATGAATGTGGAATGTTTTATTAAGTATTAA
- a CDS encoding helix-turn-helix domain-containing protein, with protein MKLNDDDFEVFLERLSYNDFEAYINVFPFKSVHANKLVNSNVILKSTLFILVLNGSGVIDVNFRQYELKAQDIVLLSFGHFFKIKALSEDFTALALYVSKDYVDQMFSADMMYKRVKYGVQMFSNPVINLSKPSVIRLKSRITFIKGLLNDTSHSYQNEMVLNALRIYFLDLSHLLETSNKMVNRKPSNDEIYLKKFLELLVLHYKEQHLVEFYASKINITGHHLTLIIKRLCGETVSEFIFQLIFAEAKIMLKSPKMTIHQIADELHFSDQSAFGKFFKRRSGVSPKEFRNL; from the coding sequence ATGAAATTGAATGATGATGACTTTGAGGTGTTTCTTGAAAGATTAAGTTATAACGATTTTGAGGCGTATATTAATGTATTTCCTTTTAAGAGCGTACATGCTAATAAGCTAGTCAACAGTAATGTTATCCTAAAATCTACGTTATTTATATTGGTTTTAAATGGAAGTGGAGTGATTGATGTGAACTTCCGACAGTATGAGTTAAAGGCCCAAGATATTGTATTGTTGTCTTTTGGTCACTTCTTTAAAATCAAAGCATTGAGTGAAGACTTCACTGCGCTTGCCCTATATGTCAGTAAGGATTATGTTGACCAGATGTTCTCGGCGGATATGATGTATAAACGAGTGAAGTACGGCGTTCAGATGTTTTCCAATCCTGTAATCAATCTATCCAAGCCTTCAGTCATTCGTTTGAAGAGCCGCATTACTTTTATAAAGGGGCTTTTGAATGATACTAGTCATAGCTACCAGAATGAAATGGTATTGAATGCGCTACGAATTTATTTTCTAGATCTCAGTCATCTCTTAGAAACTTCAAATAAGATGGTGAACCGCAAGCCATCTAACGATGAAATTTACTTAAAGAAGTTTTTAGAACTGCTGGTTCTACACTATAAAGAGCAACATTTGGTGGAGTTTTACGCTAGTAAAATTAATATTACTGGGCATCATCTAACGTTAATTATTAAGCGACTTTGTGGCGAAACTGTATCAGAGTTTATCTTTCAGTTGATATTCGCGGAAGCGAAAATAATGCTGAAATCTCCCAAAATGACTATTCACCAGATTGCAGATGAACTGCATTTCTCCGATCAATCTGCATTTGGAAAGTTCTTTAAACGAAGGTCGGGCGTCTCGCCGAAGGAGTTTAGGAATTTGTAA
- a CDS encoding efflux MFS transporter permease — translation MHHPGGPFSIPAIKNYVPEPLKPWLIILFAILFQFAGGGVYLATLTEMKSGRSLLQEDILMAGYAGLIGTALTFTIMLRLKLRFLSKHILMICSSVLILCNIICLYTNNVMLLIAVCFIAGIFRMWATFECNSTIQLWITPKRDLSIFFCYVYLLVQGSILLSGSAFTYVALLSTWENVHLYVIACLLLLIIIVWVTFNSNRFMKPFPLFGIDWLGMLMWGLAMLCINFVCIYGAHYDWFDAWQIQFASLLAIVLIGLNLVRASFIRHPFIPLQTFKYRIVILTFVVYLLVDFLISPAHLLEEIYFHQILNYDHHQLIKNNVIGLIGIVLGVLFSHQYFALRKNSYKSTFMIGLLAIISYLALMYFWIDQNTNQQLLQFAILLRNFGYVIIAIVLLSSLTKVPFPHFFQSLTVQAVVSAACGSAIVGAVLHHLFDHSTTRNYQVISAGIDNLEKEKLMQSASSILESIQNQVLLRSFKELYGWILLLAIGIFIFLIFYRYPYITAKGFGIKSLGKRG, via the coding sequence ATGCATCATCCAGGAGGTCCTTTCTCTATCCCCGCCATCAAAAATTATGTACCAGAGCCGTTAAAGCCTTGGTTAATAATCCTATTTGCTATTTTGTTTCAGTTTGCGGGTGGAGGTGTATACCTAGCTACGCTGACCGAGATGAAGTCTGGGCGTTCGCTACTTCAAGAAGACATCTTAATGGCAGGATATGCGGGCTTAATAGGTACAGCGCTCACCTTTACAATTATGCTGCGTCTGAAATTGAGATTTCTTTCTAAACATATTTTGATGATATGTAGCAGCGTGCTTATTCTTTGTAATATTATCTGCCTATATACCAACAATGTAATGTTACTGATTGCAGTTTGCTTTATTGCCGGCATATTTCGAATGTGGGCGACATTTGAATGTAATTCGACCATACAGCTTTGGATAACCCCTAAGCGTGATCTAAGCATATTCTTCTGTTACGTGTATCTATTAGTTCAAGGCTCGATACTGCTGTCAGGCTCTGCATTTACTTACGTAGCACTACTCTCGACTTGGGAGAATGTACATTTGTACGTCATCGCTTGTTTGCTGCTCTTAATAATTATCGTTTGGGTTACTTTCAATAGCAATCGGTTTATGAAACCCTTTCCCCTTTTCGGAATTGACTGGCTCGGGATGCTAATGTGGGGGCTAGCCATGCTATGTATTAACTTTGTTTGCATTTACGGCGCACATTACGATTGGTTTGATGCTTGGCAAATTCAATTTGCTAGCCTCCTCGCTATCGTATTAATCGGACTCAATTTGGTCCGCGCGTCTTTTATACGACACCCCTTTATTCCTTTACAGACATTCAAATACAGAATCGTCATATTGACTTTTGTTGTCTACTTACTAGTTGATTTTCTGATCTCTCCAGCTCACTTATTGGAAGAAATATATTTCCATCAAATCTTAAACTACGACCACCATCAACTCATAAAGAACAATGTTATTGGGTTAATAGGAATAGTACTCGGGGTTCTTTTTAGTCATCAATATTTTGCACTGAGAAAGAATTCGTATAAATCGACTTTTATGATCGGCTTATTGGCTATAATCAGCTACTTGGCGTTAATGTATTTCTGGATTGATCAAAATACAAATCAGCAATTATTGCAGTTTGCTATTCTTTTGAGAAATTTCGGCTACGTGATTATTGCTATTGTATTATTAAGTAGCTTGACAAAAGTTCCTTTTCCCCATTTCTTTCAATCCTTGACAGTACAAGCCGTCGTCAGTGCCGCTTGCGGGTCAGCAATCGTTGGAGCTGTTTTACATCATCTATTCGACCATAGTACAACAAGAAACTATCAAGTAATCAGTGCTGGAATTGATAATTTGGAAAAAGAAAAGCTCATGCAATCTGCGAGTAGTATATTGGAATCGATACAGAATCAAGTATTGTTACGCTCTTTCAAAGAGCTTTACGGTTGGATTTTACTACTAGCTATAGGGATATTTATATTTCTAATATTCTACAGATATCCTTATATCACAGCAAAAGGCTTTGGTATAAAGAGCCTAGGAAAGCGTGGATAA